One part of the Algibacter sp. L1A34 genome encodes these proteins:
- the ribD gene encoding bifunctional diaminohydroxyphosphoribosylaminopyrimidine deaminase/5-amino-6-(5-phosphoribosylamino)uracil reductase RibD → MNTHETYIKRCLEIAKNGLGSTQPNPMVGSIIVLNNKIIGEGFTSKYGGNHAEVNAINSVKDKSLLKKSTIYVTLEPCSHYGKTPPCSDLIIKHKIQKVVIGCVDDYEKVAGQGIKKLRSSGAEVIVGVLEKECKAHHKRFFTFHNKKRPYIILKWAQSADGFIAPTTKNEQKPVWITNTFSRQLVHKWRTEEQAILVGTNTVLADNPTLTSRDFVGENPIRVVLDKTRKLSNNLAVFNNEAKTIIICENDELKLTEVENKKQETINWNLKSKIAQQIASVLFNNNINSVIIEGGAQTLQTFIDENLWDEARIFKGKTQFKTGVKAPRFSGCLISEENILTDTLKIYNND, encoded by the coding sequence ATCAACACAACCAAACCCCATGGTTGGTAGTATTATTGTATTAAACAATAAAATTATAGGCGAAGGTTTTACCAGTAAATACGGTGGAAATCACGCAGAGGTTAACGCTATTAATTCTGTTAAAGATAAAAGCCTTTTAAAAAAATCTACTATTTACGTCACGCTAGAACCTTGCTCGCATTATGGAAAAACGCCACCTTGCAGCGACCTTATTATTAAACACAAAATACAGAAAGTAGTGATTGGCTGCGTTGACGATTACGAAAAAGTTGCAGGCCAAGGTATTAAAAAGTTAAGAAGTTCTGGCGCCGAAGTTATTGTTGGAGTTTTAGAAAAGGAATGCAAAGCACACCACAAACGGTTCTTTACATTTCATAATAAAAAACGCCCTTATATTATTTTAAAATGGGCACAATCTGCCGATGGATTCATTGCGCCAACAACAAAAAACGAACAAAAACCTGTTTGGATTACAAATACCTTTTCCAGACAATTAGTTCATAAATGGCGTACTGAGGAACAAGCTATTTTAGTAGGAACAAATACTGTACTAGCAGATAACCCAACACTTACAAGTCGTGATTTTGTTGGTGAAAACCCTATTCGGGTTGTTTTAGATAAAACTAGAAAACTATCAAATAACCTTGCTGTTTTTAATAATGAAGCCAAGACTATTATCATTTGTGAAAATGATGAACTTAAGCTAACTGAGGTTGAAAACAAGAAACAAGAAACAATCAACTGGAATTTAAAATCCAAAATTGCACAGCAAATAGCTTCTGTTTTATTCAATAACAACATAAATTCTGTAATTATAGAAGGTGGAGCACAAACACTTCAAACTTTTATAGATGAAAACCTTTGGGACGAAGCTAGGATTTTTAAAGGAAAAACGCAATTTAAAACAGGCGTGAAAGCACCCAGATTTTCAGGTTGTTTAATTTCCGAAGAAAACATTTTAACAGATACATTAAAAATTTACAACAATGATTAA